From Humibacter ginsenosidimutans, a single genomic window includes:
- a CDS encoding GlxA family transcriptional regulator yields the protein MLRSVAVPVIDDLAIFEFGLLGEVFGLDRSWYTDIPRIDFRVCGLEAGRPVTTQVGTAIIPPLDLSAMDDADVVAVPAAGIRPDDQYPAELIEALQRAAARGAIMLSACSGAFVLGAAGLLDGRPCTTHWRNAADLQRRHPTARVDEDVLFVDDGDIITSAGTAAGIDASLHLVRRELGSAVANVIARNMVVPPQRDGGQRQYIPRPVPEPDCDELADVIAFMNDRLHEQHSVAALAARAHMSTRTFARRFVAETGVTPMQWLTAQRVLHARLLLESTDAPIDEIAASCGFGSGTLFRHHFTREVGVAPTAYRRSFAGTPVPREQMSATA from the coding sequence ATGTTGCGCAGCGTTGCAGTGCCCGTGATCGACGACCTCGCGATCTTCGAGTTCGGCCTGCTCGGCGAGGTGTTCGGGCTCGATCGCAGCTGGTACACCGACATCCCGCGCATCGACTTCCGCGTCTGCGGGCTCGAGGCAGGACGACCGGTGACCACGCAGGTCGGCACGGCGATCATTCCGCCGCTCGACCTCTCCGCGATGGACGACGCCGACGTGGTCGCGGTGCCGGCCGCAGGCATCCGGCCGGACGACCAGTACCCGGCCGAGCTCATCGAGGCGCTGCAGCGAGCCGCTGCTCGCGGTGCCATCATGCTGAGTGCCTGCTCGGGAGCCTTCGTGCTCGGTGCGGCCGGCCTGCTCGACGGCAGGCCCTGCACCACGCACTGGAGGAACGCGGCCGACCTGCAGCGCAGGCATCCCACCGCCAGAGTCGACGAAGACGTGTTGTTCGTCGACGACGGCGACATCATCACGAGCGCGGGCACCGCCGCCGGCATCGACGCCAGCCTGCACCTGGTGCGGCGTGAGCTGGGCAGCGCCGTGGCCAACGTGATCGCCCGCAACATGGTCGTGCCGCCGCAGCGCGACGGCGGCCAGCGGCAATACATTCCGCGCCCGGTTCCCGAGCCCGACTGCGACGAGCTCGCCGACGTGATCGCGTTCATGAACGACCGCCTGCACGAGCAGCACTCCGTGGCCGCGTTGGCTGCGAGGGCGCACATGTCGACGCGCACGTTCGCGAGGCGGTTCGTCGCCGAGACGGGCGTGACGCCGATGCAGTGGCTCACGGCGCAACGCGTTCTGCACGCCAGGCTGCTCCTGGAGTCGACGGATGCCCCGATCGACGAGATCGCGGCGTCGTGCGGCTTCGGAAGCGGCACCCTGTTCCGCCACCATTTCACGCGGGAGGTCGGAGTCGCCCCCACCGCCTACCGCCGCTCGTTCGCCGGAACGCCGGTGCCCCGCGAGCAGATGTCGGCGACGGCGTAG
- a CDS encoding uridine kinase: MQLATTPRVSFLRELRKEITHNYPAGRVTVAIDGAEGAGTAEFADDLAAVYREAGTDTARASMRDFHLPRATRHLHGRADAGDYYERSFDYDTLRRVLIDPFRMAGSTGFQTTAFDVKRDAPVISAWETGPADVVLIVDGPFLLRPEIRGAFNFTVLLDVPLAAAYARLAASQGRDPDPEAPSNARYVGGWRRYGEKDEPQYLASAVIDLAEQEHPHREYPDTGCACF, translated from the coding sequence ATGCAGTTGGCGACCACACCGCGCGTCTCGTTCCTGCGCGAGCTCCGCAAGGAGATCACGCACAACTACCCTGCCGGCCGTGTGACCGTCGCGATCGACGGGGCGGAGGGCGCCGGCACCGCGGAGTTCGCCGACGACCTCGCGGCGGTCTACCGCGAAGCGGGAACCGACACCGCGCGGGCGTCGATGCGCGACTTCCACCTGCCACGGGCCACGCGGCATCTGCACGGTCGAGCCGATGCAGGGGACTACTACGAGCGCTCCTTCGACTACGACACGCTGCGCCGCGTTCTCATCGACCCGTTCCGCATGGCCGGATCGACGGGCTTCCAGACGACGGCCTTCGACGTGAAGCGCGACGCCCCCGTGATCTCCGCGTGGGAGACCGGCCCCGCCGACGTGGTGCTGATCGTCGACGGCCCGTTCCTGCTGCGTCCGGAGATCCGCGGCGCGTTCAACTTCACCGTGCTGCTCGACGTTCCGCTCGCCGCCGCCTACGCTCGCCTGGCCGCGAGCCAAGGCAGAGACCCCGATCCCGAAGCGCCGTCGAACGCGCGCTACGTCGGCGGCTGGCGGCGGTACGGCGAGAAGGACGAGCCGCAGTACCTCGCGTCGGCGGTGATCGATCTGGCCGAGCAGGAGCATCCTCACCGCGAGTATCCCGACACCGGATGCGCGTGCTTCTGA
- a CDS encoding type II toxin-antitoxin system PemK/MazF family toxin produces MVPLNRVAAEYATGPQGRESCAAEQLATDSKAQPDQLRAVSIGRLKRALGWVPAELTGELDEALRLHLAL; encoded by the coding sequence ATGGTGCCGCTGAACCGTGTCGCTGCGGAATATGCAACAGGACCGCAGGGTCGTGAGTCGTGCGCTGCCGAGCAGCTCGCCACGGACTCGAAGGCGCAGCCCGATCAGCTGCGGGCGGTCTCGATCGGGCGTCTGAAGCGTGCACTCGGCTGGGTCCCTGCGGAGCTCACAGGTGAGCTCGATGAGGCGCTCCGCCTCCACCTCGCGCTCTGA
- a CDS encoding J domain-containing protein, translated as MPDSPLSSSPYDVLGVPSSATQEELRKAYRRMLREAHPDTGGTEALFIAVQHAWTVVGTPEARAAYDRGNVAHETPHTWAPQPPRAPKQPSRPQTRTYGHPGGYSRERYLSMMREWVGLGEPLRDPYDPALVRSAPHEIRHALADAVAEETTARALTTLGIGYTVWHDVDATGRTAAAAGRTEKVDHVVLGPTGLFAVQSEDWATPVSVRRGDLVPRGEASGFERQPLHELAGRARTLGRATGVRFTVAAVVLPDDDLEQPIIVVGRSRGVTLVAVQSSVLPHLLRTGVADSPRPDGTTLFEVRTRLQQSIRFV; from the coding sequence ATGCCTGACAGCCCGCTCTCCTCGTCGCCGTACGACGTGCTCGGCGTGCCTTCCTCTGCAACCCAGGAGGAACTGCGCAAGGCATACCGACGCATGCTGCGTGAGGCGCATCCCGACACGGGCGGAACCGAAGCCCTTTTCATCGCGGTGCAGCACGCCTGGACCGTCGTCGGCACTCCGGAGGCACGCGCAGCGTACGACAGGGGCAACGTCGCGCACGAGACGCCGCACACCTGGGCTCCGCAGCCGCCGCGGGCACCCAAACAGCCGTCGCGTCCGCAGACGCGCACGTACGGGCATCCGGGCGGGTACTCCCGCGAGCGGTACCTGAGCATGATGCGCGAGTGGGTCGGACTCGGCGAGCCGTTGCGCGACCCCTACGACCCCGCCCTGGTGCGCTCCGCACCGCACGAGATCAGGCACGCGCTCGCGGATGCCGTGGCCGAGGAGACGACTGCGCGCGCGCTCACGACGCTCGGCATCGGGTACACCGTGTGGCACGACGTGGATGCCACGGGCCGCACCGCCGCGGCCGCAGGGCGCACCGAGAAGGTCGACCACGTGGTGCTGGGACCCACAGGGCTGTTCGCGGTGCAGTCGGAGGACTGGGCGACCCCGGTCTCGGTGCGACGTGGGGACCTCGTGCCGCGCGGCGAGGCATCAGGGTTCGAGCGGCAACCGCTGCACGAGCTCGCGGGCCGCGCCCGGACGCTGGGGCGCGCGACGGGTGTGCGGTTCACCGTCGCCGCCGTCGTGCTCCCCGACGACGACCTCGAACAGCCGATCATCGTCGTCGGGCGCTCCCGAGGCGTGACGCTCGTGGCCGTGCAGTCCTCGGTGCTCCCCCATCTGCTGCGCACGGGTGTCGCCGACAGCCCGCGCCCCGACGGCACCACGCTGTTCGAGGTGCGCACCCGGTTGCAGCAGAGCATCCGCTTCGTGTGA
- the rbfA gene encoding 30S ribosome-binding factor RbfA → MADEARARKLADRIKEVVAKRLDKGLRDPRLGFVTITDVRVTGDLQHASIFYTVYGTEKERSDSAAALKAATGMLRTEVGRNINTRLTPSIEFIADAIPENAEHIEGLLREAQERDAQVAGLAASAEYAGEEDPYVKPRELDDEE, encoded by the coding sequence ATGGCTGACGAGGCACGGGCGCGCAAGCTCGCCGACCGCATCAAGGAGGTCGTCGCCAAGAGGCTCGACAAGGGTCTTCGCGACCCGAGGCTCGGCTTCGTGACGATCACCGACGTTCGCGTCACGGGCGATCTGCAGCACGCCAGCATCTTCTACACGGTGTACGGCACCGAGAAGGAGCGTTCCGACTCGGCCGCTGCCCTCAAGGCAGCGACCGGGATGCTCCGCACAGAGGTGGGCCGCAACATCAACACCAGGCTCACCCCGTCGATCGAGTTCATCGCCGACGCCATCCCCGAGAACGCCGAGCACATCGAGGGCCTGCTGCGGGAGGCTCAGGAGCGCGACGCGCAGGTGGCCGGCCTGGCGGCATCCGCGGAGTACGCCGGCGAGGAAGACCCGTACGTCAAGCCGCGCGAGCTCGACGACGAGGAGTGA
- a CDS encoding ketopantoate reductase family protein, producing MRIGIIGTGAIGGTIAALLDRAGHQVSVTARGEGLAAIAEHGLRFDGAWGEHVATVTASETLVATPDLAFVCTKAQDASAALRENAEHLRGITVVIVQNGLEALEVAAGILPDAELVGALALYASQYVEPGHVTVTATGSTYLGAGAGEPSDAARSAAGILGQVMPAFATPNFLGAQWTKLVVNMVNAMPALTGLSVQQTIADRRLSRVVTASMRETTRIGFASGVRYATLQGLSNPLLRVFSALPLWAARSLPTLMARRMGSVPNLGSTLQSRRRGRTTEIDYLNGAVVRAAAAIGRPAPVNAAIVEAMQGLEPTGEFLTPEQGGALPVR from the coding sequence GTGCGCATCGGCATCATCGGAACGGGCGCGATCGGCGGCACGATCGCCGCGCTGCTCGACCGCGCGGGACACCAGGTGAGCGTGACCGCGCGCGGGGAGGGCCTCGCCGCCATCGCGGAGCACGGACTGCGGTTCGACGGCGCGTGGGGCGAGCACGTGGCGACGGTGACGGCATCCGAGACGCTCGTGGCGACGCCCGACCTCGCGTTCGTGTGCACGAAGGCGCAGGATGCCTCTGCCGCGCTCCGCGAGAACGCGGAACACCTGCGCGGCATCACCGTCGTCATCGTGCAGAACGGGCTCGAGGCGCTCGAGGTGGCCGCGGGCATCCTGCCCGACGCCGAGCTCGTCGGAGCCCTCGCGCTCTACGCGTCGCAGTACGTCGAGCCGGGGCACGTCACCGTCACGGCGACAGGAAGCACGTACCTCGGAGCAGGCGCAGGCGAACCGTCGGATGCCGCGCGCAGCGCAGCGGGCATCCTCGGCCAGGTCATGCCCGCCTTCGCCACCCCCAACTTCCTCGGCGCGCAGTGGACGAAGCTCGTCGTCAACATGGTCAACGCCATGCCTGCGCTCACCGGGCTCAGCGTGCAGCAGACCATCGCGGATCGCCGGCTTTCTCGCGTGGTCACCGCCTCGATGCGGGAGACGACACGCATCGGATTCGCCTCGGGCGTGCGCTACGCCACGCTGCAGGGCCTGAGCAACCCGCTGCTGCGCGTCTTCTCCGCCCTCCCGCTGTGGGCCGCCCGCTCTCTGCCCACGCTGATGGCGCGCCGAATGGGCAGCGTGCCCAACCTCGGCTCCACGCTGCAGAGCCGACGTCGGGGACGCACCACCGAGATCGACTACCTCAACGGCGCCGTCGTTCGGGCAGCAGCCGCGATCGGACGCCCCGCGCCCGTGAACGCGGCGATCGTCGAGGCGATGCAGGGACTCGAGCCCACGGGCGAGTTCCTCACGCCGGAGCAGGGCGGAGCGCTCCCCGTGCGCTGA
- a CDS encoding NAD(P)-dependent oxidoreductase, with protein sequence MTNAVTPRVGFLGTGLMGEPMAENLLASGVDLLVWNRSAPAPERLAAKGARVADSVEQLFAQCDVVLMMLSTHDVIDAVLERGTAAFTTHLAGTTLVHLGTTSPRYSAGLERDVKSAGGRYVEAPVSGSREPARRRELVGMLAGDDDAVAAVGPIIELLCASTTVCGAVPAALTMKLAVNVFLVTLVTGLAESFAFAQQQGLDLQQLRGILDGGQMSSPISRVKTAKYVDGDLSPQASIADVLKNCELIVDAASQASLPVPLMQVCRSLFAQAVERGDGTLDMVAVTRP encoded by the coding sequence ATGACGAACGCTGTGACGCCGCGGGTGGGCTTTCTGGGCACAGGTCTGATGGGCGAGCCGATGGCGGAGAACCTGCTGGCTTCGGGCGTCGACCTCCTCGTGTGGAACCGCTCCGCCCCTGCACCCGAACGACTCGCCGCCAAGGGCGCCCGCGTCGCAGACTCGGTGGAGCAGCTCTTCGCGCAGTGCGACGTGGTGCTCATGATGCTTTCGACGCACGACGTGATCGACGCGGTGCTGGAACGCGGCACGGCTGCCTTCACCACCCATCTCGCCGGGACGACCCTTGTGCACCTCGGCACGACGTCTCCGCGGTACTCCGCTGGTCTCGAGCGCGACGTGAAGAGCGCGGGCGGCCGTTACGTCGAGGCTCCTGTGTCGGGTTCGCGGGAGCCGGCGCGACGCCGCGAGCTGGTCGGCATGCTCGCGGGCGACGACGATGCGGTCGCGGCGGTAGGCCCGATCATCGAGCTGCTCTGCGCGTCCACGACCGTGTGCGGTGCGGTGCCGGCAGCGCTCACGATGAAGCTCGCGGTCAACGTCTTCCTCGTCACGCTCGTCACCGGGCTGGCCGAGTCGTTCGCGTTCGCGCAGCAGCAGGGGCTCGACCTTCAGCAGCTGCGCGGCATCCTCGATGGCGGCCAGATGTCGTCGCCCATCTCGCGGGTGAAGACCGCGAAGTACGTCGACGGCGACCTCAGCCCGCAGGCGAGCATCGCCGACGTGCTGAAGAACTGCGAGCTCATCGTGGATGCCGCCTCGCAGGCATCCCTGCCTGTTCCCCTCATGCAGGTGTGCAGGTCTCTCTTCGCGCAGGCGGTCGAACGCGGCGACGGCACGCTCGACATGGTGGCCGTCACGCGCCCGTGA
- a CDS encoding A/G-specific adenine glycosylase — MSTVAALPRDEDDLVRTLNEWFRHAARDLPWRRAGFGAWGILVSEVMLQQTPVVRVIPRLAEWLERWPTPADLAATPQSEAIRAWAGLGYPRRALRLHACAVAIAERHDGIVPRDVDELLALPGIGDYTARAVAAFAYGDRHPVVDTNVRRVLARCIDGQGEPAPPNARRDLAAMDAVLPHGREEARVFNAAAMELGAVVCTARSPRCDVCPVADMCAWRAAGHPAYLGAKRAVQKKYEGSDRQVRGTLLRELGAVHRPLSAEELEPLWPDAAQRDRALAGLLADGLAVTTDEGYTLPQ, encoded by the coding sequence ATGTCGACCGTCGCAGCGCTCCCCCGCGACGAAGACGACCTCGTGCGCACGCTGAACGAGTGGTTCCGACACGCGGCCAGGGATCTGCCGTGGCGGCGGGCGGGGTTCGGGGCATGGGGCATCCTCGTCAGCGAGGTCATGCTGCAGCAGACGCCGGTGGTGCGGGTCATCCCCCGCCTCGCCGAGTGGCTCGAGCGCTGGCCGACACCCGCGGACCTCGCAGCGACGCCGCAGTCCGAGGCGATCCGCGCCTGGGCCGGCCTCGGATATCCGCGGCGAGCGCTGCGCCTGCACGCCTGCGCCGTCGCCATCGCCGAACGTCATGACGGGATCGTGCCGCGCGACGTCGACGAACTGCTCGCGCTGCCGGGCATCGGAGACTACACGGCGCGAGCCGTCGCGGCATTCGCCTATGGCGACCGGCATCCGGTGGTCGACACCAACGTGCGGCGCGTGCTGGCCCGCTGCATCGACGGCCAGGGTGAGCCGGCCCCGCCGAACGCCCGACGCGATCTCGCGGCGATGGATGCCGTGCTGCCGCATGGCCGCGAGGAGGCGCGTGTCTTCAACGCGGCGGCGATGGAGCTCGGCGCCGTCGTCTGCACCGCGCGATCGCCGCGCTGCGACGTGTGTCCGGTGGCGGACATGTGCGCGTGGCGCGCGGCGGGGCATCCCGCCTACCTCGGCGCGAAACGGGCGGTGCAGAAGAAGTACGAGGGCAGCGACCGCCAGGTGCGGGGCACACTGCTTCGCGAGCTCGGCGCGGTGCACCGCCCGCTCTCGGCCGAAGAGCTCGAACCCCTGTGGCCCGATGCCGCGCAGCGCGACCGCGCGCTGGCCGGCCTGCTCGCCGACGGACTCGCCGTCACGACCGACGAGGGGTACACACTCCCACAGTGA